The Lathyrus oleraceus cultivar Zhongwan6 chromosome 5, CAAS_Psat_ZW6_1.0, whole genome shotgun sequence genome includes the window TCCGTCCAGAATCTTCTTGGGGGGATAAAATGGAAATGGCTTATGAGATTTCTCATAGCATGTTCAAAGTTGCTTCTATCTTTTCTCTAGTCTCTATTAGACATGGTGACGTTCTAGCCCCGGGTAGTCCCTTTAAGGAGAGAGATACTTGGAAGGAGAAGGTCAGAGCTATTGAGATAAGGTGCACCAATATTCAGAAAGCGCTTCTTGTGCTATATGAGGAAGTTAAAGCTTCCCACTCTTTTCAGAATCTAGTGAAAATACATGGCTCTCCTTCTACCCTGGCGTCCCGCGTGACTAAACTGAGGGTGTGCTCAAAGAAGTAAAGGATCGATATAATTTTCTTCAAAATCTGTTGAGGAAAAGTATCGAAAAGATGCAAAGGCTCTAAAATCTCTCCAACAAGAGGTAGCCGGTTTGATGATGACACTCCATGATGCTCTTCAGCATAATATGTGAGATGCGCTCGGAGGCCGAGAACGAGTGGTGGAGGAGACAAGGAAGTTCTCCACCAGTGTTATAATTTATGATGAGGCGCTAGATCCTTTTAAGTTCATTCCCGGGGTTTCTCAGGGATGTGGTTACATTGCCTCAACTTCAAATGCCTCGACTTGACTTCCCTTTCGTTTGTATTATTTATTTCCTGCAATGTTTCTCTGTCATTTATGCCTCGGGTAtaataattttaaatatttaatgAAATATTTTACCTTGGCGTTTCAAATATTGTTATATTTAGAGCTTTTTGCCAACTTTTTCTTTATCATTATCATTGCTTATGATTTTCTATAGCTTCTACATTGCTCTCTTTATCTGTGATGTCTTTATTTACTTATGATTTAGGTCGAACCACCGATATTCGTCAATGATGTCTTTATTTACTTTGTGGTAATTGATATGAAAGGAGATTCAGGAAGGTCAGTTATTCTCGGACGCCCATTCTTGGCAACTGGGAAGACAAAAATAGATGTTGAGACAGGTGAACTTGTTTTGAAACTCAACAAGGAAAATATGGTGTTTAATGCCTATGAATGAACACCATATTTGGAGGATCTAGAGACATACTACCAATGGGAAGAAAAAGATAGTAAAGTTCAAAAAGGAATGACAACAAGAGTTTTCATCGGCGTGAGGGTATCCCTTGTGTCTGACGTGTTTTAAGCATGAGACGTCAAACTAATGACGAAAAAGAAGCGCTTGATGGGAGACAACCCATCATTTATAACCAGTTTTTGTTTTGTAGattttactttatttttattcAAGAGCATCCAAAAGAGGAATTAGCTACTTAAGCATAACACTTCCATGACGATCTATGTTTTctttaataaacaagtttgtaACTGTTGTGTTTTTTTCTTCAAGATTTGCAAGTTTAACACTTTAGCATTGAACAGATGATCCAAAGGAAACTTGATCATCACACTATCAATGCATTATTGTTTTATCTGGTTTGATTTATTTACGATTAAGTTTATCTGGTTTGACCGACACATACCAATGCCGttttttgtttataactttgagcctttttaaaccaccatgtagtaataggtatatccattgctaaccactttgagcttTAGCCTTTCTTTCGGTGACGCGACCTAAAATTCTTAGTCATATGACTTGAAAGATCTTTTCTTTTCACCatctctttggagttaggtagaagtATAATTTCTAAATTGtatgaaaaagattaagtttgaggttgctcttggaagtgagtAAAATTTTAAGTTTCGGGCTGGGGTGCTAGAGAATATTGGCAATTTTTTTCAAATTTATGAGAAAAAAAGAAGTGGAAAAGACACTTCTTcaaaaaaagaagagaaaagtaaAGAATACTAGTATAAGAAGAACCAAAAATCTCTAGTACCGTAAAAAAGGAACAAAGAGGTATGAAGATTGAGGGAGAACTAGACACCTAACTCCAAAAGTTTAAACCTACTTTCCTAAAAATATCCTACCGGAAGGGATGGTTAAACTTAATATGGATGGTGCGTGTAAAGGCGACAATAAAGCGGCGTGTGGAGACATTGTCAAGAGTAGTGGAGATTATTGGATAAGTGGTTTTGCTAAGTCGTTGGGTTCATGCAATGCTTATGTGGCCGAATTATGGGGATTTTACGAAGGTTTGACACACGATTAGAGAATTGATGCTTCTTTGGTGGAGTTGAATGTTAATTCTATGGCAGTTGTTTAGCTTTGGTTAGAAACATTCGTTGCTCGTTGGATTTGCAATGGAGGTAACTGTAGTTCACTCTTATAGGGAGATAAATTATTATGCTGGTGCTTTAGCAAATATATTGTGTAACTTAAAGTTTGATAGTGTTATCTTCGAGGCTCTTTCTAGTTAGATAAGACACTTGATTGATGCGGATGAAAAAAGGGTATGTTATTCTAAAGTAATTTCATTGTAGTTTTTTTTAGCATATGCCCTCTATTTTAtaataaataagtaaataaaaataaataaaagctTTAGCATATACATCAAACATGAATTTGTGATTTGGAGTCACAGTCATGTGGTGGTAGATGAGGACATAAGGGCTTACATGTTTGAAACACAAGCTTTAGCTTTTTTTTCATATCTTCTCAACCACCCATCATCGTCAATTTTCCGTTTCGTCTGAGATTTCGTATATTATGTCGTCTCTTTCCACAACCTTTTCCAATCCAAcatatttatttttaatgcaTGCCAAAAATGTACGACGTTTTAAACATTCCAGCTAAGCTTTTGTTTAGTACACTACTTGTATACttatcaaatatatatttgacGTGAACGTGGCAACTACTTGTGAATTGTGATAATATAATACACTTCCTATGTCTTTATTAGTCCTTCTTAATTGCTTTGTGTAGCCATTAAATAGAATGAAGATCTATCCAAAAGATACTAGTTAAAAAGAACGACAAACACAACATTGCAATTGCCAGAATCAAAATTTAAATTATGCAAGTTTTATCATGTTTCACCTGCCACCTAACTTTTAGACAAATATCCATAAGGATCCTAATGATACTTCTATTAcaatataaataattttttttactaTACAAAATATTTGAGAAAATTATTTTTGTTATTTACAAGTACTTTATGGTTTTTTTTTCTATAGTTTAGATTAACACATGTCACTGATAGACTACATAGACTACAATACTATTTTTAGACATCGTCTTACCATTATATTATTTTCTATTGATGAATTTATTCTCTTTGTCGCAGAACGTGTTTGGATATATTTAAGGAACACACAATTTATTGCAAAAAGCGTTTAAATTTTAAATATTGACATGATATCAACAAAGAGTCGATGCCCAATGAGGTTATTCCGATCGGAGAGATTTCACTAAAGTGATGTGTCGTCGTTGGAAGAATTGACGTCGACACATCTTAAATGAACCTTTCATATAaggtgctagaccaactcaatATTATATGAATTGGTTTAGGCCGGTTACAATGACACAGTTTGTGTCTGAGCCGAGATATTTGATTGATCGCCAACGAGCTTCATCATTATACGTATAACAACAAACCCCTGCCCAACAACCAACCCCACACCATTACCAAACACAAGAACAATGTCAATCCACCCAAACCCAAAGACCAACCTCACAACATCACCATACCATAtacacccaacctcgcaaccaaTTCATGTCACACACTCAAACACAACACCAAGAGTATGATCCATACCACTAACAACCACATGCCCCCACCACCTCTTACTATAACCCCgatgattttttatttatttaattttttaaaattataattaaaaaaataaaaataaaggatAAGCCACATGCAGTGACACATGCTCCTACTGGATGCATGCATGCGACACTTACAATGACATGATATGCATCATGTCGCCATCATCATTGACATCTGTGTATAAAATGGCAGTGCATGCGCCATAAGAGATGACGCATCCTCTTGTCATTCAATGAAACATGATTAGTTTGGTAATTAAATTGGAAACGTGGTTATTTTcatatataattttaaaaaattgattattttagaaataaaataatatatatatatatatatatatatatatatatatatatatatatatatattcaataATTTACATAATAATAAATGACCACAAATGAGTAAAGAAAAGGTTTAGGTGGCAAAGCACATGTGATGTATGCAGCTTTTGCCTGTCTAAAACCCCTCCCTTAATCTCAATTATTTAAAGACATCACTACATATAGTTCACTGGCAAAAGCTACCAACCCCATCAAATTTCACTTTCATTAGTCTTTAGGAACATAACAAATGAACAATATGAGAACAAGGGAGGTTAAATTAACAACATAAAGTAATAACCAACTGTTATTTATACATTTTTCTTACAACGAGAGCAGCGTTAAATTTAATTAAAAGTACTTAAATGGAAAGGGCACGTTTGGTTGATGATGACATAAACCTTTCGATTGAAGCCTTCTACTTCCGTTACATTGTTTCCACCTTTCTATAATTAGTACTTGCGTTTCGTTCCAGCTTCTATCTCTTCTTTTTTTGTCCCTACACAACTTTTTGAAACAACATCATAAGCAACACTGGAATAAATAATGAATCAATTCTCAAGTTTGAGTTTCAGTCTCTTCCTGGATCATTCACCTGCATGCAAGCTTCAATGTCACATGAAAAAGTTATTAAAATTTCTATAAAGTCAGAACTTATAAAAAGGTATTTCATTTGAAAAACGGTTTCTACAGTAACCAAActttaatattattttttattattattaaattatgATGCTGTTTGTGTAACAGTTCTTCTCATAATTCACAAGCTATGTCTTCTGTTTCAATAAACAAAGATCTCAGAATTCCTCAAAAATTGCGTAAAGACAGAAAATTGGCTTTGAAGCAAGATGTAATGTttgttaatgttgttgttttCTTGTTCATGTTTTATTTAGTTTCTTGCTTGGAAACTGATATGTGATGAAGTTTTCGATTTTCAGGTGGATAGGTTGAAGAAGAAGCTTAAGCATGAGGAGAATATTCACAAGGCATTGGAGAGAGCTTTGAATAGACCTTTGGGAGCTTTGCCTCGTCTTCCTCCTTATCTCCCTCCCTATGTTAGTAAATTTATTTACTTTCCATTTTCTTGACTAGGACCGATAATTCTCGACACCAGACACACCTTTAATCTGAAATCGAGTATATGACTGATGAATTTAATCTCGAAAATGGTAGACATTAGGACTTGTGGCTGAAGTTGCGGTACTTGAAGAAGAAATAAGAAGGCTTGAAGAGATGGTGTTACATTGTAGGAAGGATTTGGATCAAGAAGAAGTTAACATGTCATCCTCCAAGATGAAAATGGAGCATTCACTTGAGAATTCAAAATTGGGCAATGCTGCAATTAGGTCTACAACAACACTTTCTGGTGAGTAATAACTAGCCTTTTGATTATGAAACATATCAATTAAGATTAAGCTATTTCGAGGCGAGTTTATCAAATTTTGCCTTATCAGATGATAGACAAGGAAAAGAGATTCAATCTTGTACTCCTCCTTTCAAGAGCAGCAAACAATCGACATGTAAAGGCCCAACAGCAAAAGTATCTAATAagaaaattccaatcaatgaTAAATCGTTGCGTAAACGATCGGAACCTCCTAAAAAGAAGGTATGTCATGTATAAAAATAATTTCAAAGGAAAATACAATACTGTTGTTGCGGTCTGCAATTTAAAACCATTTAGTGTATATCAAAAACTGAAGAAATTTTCATGTCTGATTAAAGTTTTCTCATTTGGCAGAAGCAGGAACTACGAAATCCTCGTCTACAAGAAACTCCACATAGCGATGAAAGTCCGAATATAATCTCTGAAAATATTCTCAAGTGTTTAACTAGCATTCTCTTGAGAATGAGTACACTACCTTTTAGGCCTCTAAAAGCTAAAAAATGTATTGAAGGAACAGAATTTTTGGATCCCTATGGTATATTGGAATTCGGAAAGAGAGATATTGGTCCATACAAGCAATTAAGTCCAAGTAATATTGAAGCTGAATCTTTCAATCCAACACAAACTGCTAAGTCTTTGTTTCTACTGCATCGGTTAAAGTATGTTATTTAGATTCTAATCAAATTCAAGCTATAACACTATTAGTACTTTTTAATGTGTTCTAATTTTCTGAAATTCGCAGAATTCTTTTTAGAAAACTAGCGAGTGTTAATGTCGATAATCTCAACCACCAAGAGAAGCTTGCATTCTGGATCAACATATATAACTCGTGTATGATGAATGTATGTCAAATGATCCTATTTGAAAAACATCTGAAACATAGACACAAGACACGACACTGATACTGACATGTCGACATGATCATTAtttgaaaaaaatgaataatTGAATATAGCCACATGTATCGAATCCGTGTAGGTAACAGCTTATTAAATGTTCTGCTTTGTTTCAGGCTTTCATAGAAAATGGCATACAAAATAGTCCTGAAAAGGTTGTTGCATTGATGCAGAAGGTGTGATCTTACTTTTGTTTGTTCTCCAAGTTTAGCATATAGTAATGGCATTGAATTTCTCATTAATTAATGCGGGTTTCTTGTTACGCAGGCTACAATAAATGTAGGTGGAAACTTGTTAAATGCAACAACCATAGAACGCTGTATTTTAAGGCTTCCATATCACTGGAAATATGTAAGTTGTGTGTCCTTTTCAAATGTAGCTTTTTCTCTGGCTGGGAAGTTACACAAAAATTAATAAGTTTCTTACAGCTAAACACCAAACAGATCGCATTATTAAACGAAGTGAAAAATCATGAAACGACATTAAGAAGTACTTATGGACTCGAATTGTCAGAACCCCTAGTCTCATTCGCTATCTCTAGAGGAACTTGGTCATCTCCCGCTGTAAGTTTATCTATAACATACATTGTAATAGCGAAGACATAAATAATATCGTTGTACTTATACGACAATAGCTTATCTGATCTTTCGAGAATGTGAATGTTTTTCTATGCGCACTTAAATTACTTCTTGACTCGCGTGATTCATGAACTTTGACAAATGCAGGTTAGAGTTTACACAGCGCGGAATGTTGAAAAGGAACTTGAATTGGCTAAAAGAGAATACTTGCAAGCAGCAGTTGGAATTTCAACATCAAAGTTTGTTATTCCAAAGATGTTGGATTGGTATTTACTTGATTTTGCAAAAGACTTGGAATCATTACTAGATTGGATATGCCTACAATTACCAAATGAACAAGGGAAAGAAGCAATTATGTTCCTTGAGAAAAGAAAAACCCAACCCTTCTCACAATTTGTAAAAATTATGCCATATGAGTTCAGATTTAGATACTTGTTGTACACATGATTTTGTTACAAtttttttgtatattttttaAATGGCATTGGGGAAATGATTTGTATACAGCATTACAGCTCTAGATCATAGTCACACACATAAAATATTTACATATATTTCATCTATTCTCTTAGCCCTTTGAATGAATTTCCTAAGAGTACTAATCTAGGAGTTCACAAGGCACATGACGAAAGTCCCACAGGCGAAGCAAGGAAGCACATTCGAGAAATAGATATTCCTCTATCCATGTCTGAAGCGGATAATTCCACCTCTAAAGTATTACCAATTGTCTGGATCAATCAGACGACTGAGAGCAATCCACAACACACTCCATGCTTTCGGTTTAAACTCTGATTCTACAACGGAACAAATACTTCTCAACTATAATGTAGGAAAAAAGCTCAACACGGTACAATCTATGAATTGATTATCATTAATCTCACTTTTTCATTGTTACTATTTAAAAGGACTATAGAAAAGGCGTGATTGTTGGATCCTGATTTCAAATATCACTATTGGCTAGGATAGAAAGTTTTATTTTCTTTGTACAATAGATTGTCTCCAGCAATATTTACAATGACAGTAAGCAAAGAATGTTAATGAATATTAGTTGCATATTAATTGGTACTTATGCATGCTATTAGTGTGTAAATGAGCAAATGGTGCATTTTACATAGTACGGAATATTACTGATTGTAGTAGAAGTACTGATGGACTTCCATATATGGTCCAACATTTTAAAGCATGATGATATTGGGATTCTTTGGTTATACAGAAAATGAGGATTGGTTTGTGGTCCAAAAGATTCATGATTATTGTgtctttttttttaaaaatattgaaATTAACTCAAATATTAGTCTTCAATTAATGTACTCGACACTGAAGTTAGAAAGTTGTGTTGGATTTTCCAGCTAAGAAGAGTGTTTTGTAATGAATGAGATTTGAGAAACTTTGAAAAATAAGTAAAATAACATATTTGGATACACTCCTATATCTTAATTGAACTTCTATATTGAAGGGTAATTCAATATTTTAATATTTCGCTTATGTGATattattgtttgtgtatataaGTAGTAGTGTGCTTAGCCGTTAAGTAAGTAATAGTTGTAATAGTAGTCTGTGTAGCAGTTTGTGTCTGCAATCATTTATTGTAACCGTTTTTAGCAGAGTAGTGAAGATTTGTTATTCTCTATTCTTTCTCTTCTTCCTTCTTCATCCATTTCACCTGGTGCACCAACAATTGATATCTAGAACTCCGGTTCAGATCCAcagggaaacacgagtgaacaGTGAGAcgttgtgtgattgattttgttTCTTTAGTTCATATTGAACTTTTGATTAGAATTGTATCagaatcacatttcttgattctgCGGGATTGAGAAACACTAGCGTTTATGAGATTTGAGTtttgcacaaggttgaagatgaacggAAATGGTAATCTGAGTACCAAGCTTCCAGTGTTCGATGGCAAGAACTGAAATCGTTGGATAATtcagatgcgtgtgttgtttggcgctCAAGATATTCTTGATCTCGTCAACGATGACTATGTTCTGGTTGCACTTCCTGAAAATGCAATTGACGCGTAGAGAAATGCTCAACGTGATCTGAGGAAGAAGGACC containing:
- the LOC127088174 gene encoding uncharacterized protein LOC127088174 isoform X1: MQASMSHEKVIKISIKSELIKSSSHNSQAMSSVSINKDLRIPQKLRKDRKLALKQDVDRLKKKLKHEENIHKALERALNRPLGALPRLPPYLPPYTLGLVAEVAVLEEEIRRLEEMVLHCRKDLDQEEVNMSSSKMKMEHSLENSKLGNAAIRSTTTLSDDRQGKEIQSCTPPFKSSKQSTCKGPTAKVSNKKIPINDKSLRKRSEPPKKKKQELRNPRLQETPHSDESPNIISENILKCLTSILLRMSTLPFRPLKAKKCIEGTEFLDPYGILEFGKRDIGPYKQLSPSNIEAESFNPTQTAKSLFLLHRLKILFRKLASVNVDNLNHQEKLAFWINIYNSCMMNAFIENGIQNSPEKVVALMQKATINVGGNLLNATTIERCILRLPYHWKYLNTKQIALLNEVKNHETTLRSTYGLELSEPLVSFAISRGTWSSPAVRVYTARNVEKELELAKREYLQAAVGISTSKFVIPKMLDWYLLDFAKDLESLLDWICLQLPNEQGKEAIMFLEKRKTQPFSQFVKIMPYEFRFRYLLYT
- the LOC127088174 gene encoding uncharacterized protein LOC127088174 isoform X2, with translation MQASMSHEKVIKISIKSELIKSSSHNSQAMSSVSINKDLRIPQKLRKDRKLALKQDVDRLKKKLKHEENIHKALERALNRPLGALPRLPPYLPPYTLGLVAEVAVLEEEIRRLEEMVLHCRKDLDQEEVNMSSSKMKMEHSLENSKLGNAAIRSTTTLSDDRQGKEIQSCTPPFKSSKQSTCKGPTAKVSNKKIPINDKSLRKRSEPPKKKKQELRNPRLQETPHSDESPNIISENILKCLTSILLRMSTLPFRPLKAKKCIEGTEFLDPYGILEFGKRDIGPYKQLSPSNIEAESFNPTQTAKSLFLLHRLKILFRKLASVNVDNLNHQEKLAFWINIYNSCMMNAFIENGIQNSPEKVVALMQKATINVGGNLLNATTIERCILRLPYHWKYIALLNEVKNHETTLRSTYGLELSEPLVSFAISRGTWSSPAVRVYTARNVEKELELAKREYLQAAVGISTSKFVIPKMLDWYLLDFAKDLESLLDWICLQLPNEQGKEAIMFLEKRKTQPFSQFVKIMPYEFRFRYLLYT